In one Nicotiana sylvestris chromosome 8, ASM39365v2, whole genome shotgun sequence genomic region, the following are encoded:
- the LOC104232813 gene encoding dof zinc finger protein DOF2.5-like yields the protein MDTTQWTQDIGLVTSMAAEIAPPNITCSRPSSPLEKKVRPQKDQAVNCPRCNSTNTKFCYYNNYSLTQPRYFCKTCRRYWTEGGTLRNVPVGGGSRKNRRCSSSSLSLSSSSQNFPDSNPNPSLSHQNPNYKINLGNSQDFNLGLPSITHDHNYFHSVPQFLEFPKMDRGNNGNNQPLSSTSSTTPISTTDLLRTGIASRGLTSFISTPTPDINALYTSSFLSGVQENGAKIMFPFGYLNKQLSGTSAEAENYNQSKGQENSSAGYWNGMLGGGSW from the exons ATGGATACTACACAATGGACTCAG GATATTGGACTTGTAACATCCATGGCTGCAGAAATAGCTCCTCCTAATATTACATGTTCAAGGCCATCTTCTCCACTGGAAAAAAAAGTCAGACCCCAAAAAGATCAAGCCGTAAATTGTCCAAGGTGCAATTCAACAAATACCAAGTTTTGTTACTACAACAACTATAGTCTTACTCAACCAAGATACTTCTGCAAGACTTGTCGGAG GTATTGGACAGAAGGTGGCACTCTAAGAAATGTTCCAGTCGGAGGAGGTTCAAGGAAGAATAGAAGATGTTCTTCTTCTTCATtatcattatcatcatcatcacaAAATTTTCCTGATTCGAACCCTAATCCAAGTCTTTCTCATCAAAACCCTAATTATAAGATTAATCTTGGAAATAGCCAAGATTTTAATCTAGGGCTCCCATCTATTACACATGATCACAATTACTTCCATAGCGTGCCGCAGTTTCTTGAATTTCCTAAGATGGACAGGGGCAATAATGGAAATAATCAGCCCTTAAGTTCAACTTCAAGTACTACTCCAATTTCAACAACGGATCTGCTTAGGACTGGAATTGCCTCAAGAGGGTTAACTTCATTTATCTCAACACCAACACCGGATATAAACGCTTTGTACACATCAAGTTTTTTAAGTGGAGTTCAAGAAAATGGTGCAAAAATAATGTTCCCATTCGGATACTTGAATAAGCAATTGTCGGGTACAAGTGCTGAAGCTGAAAATTATAATCAGAGTAAAGGGCAAGAGAATTCAAGTGCTGGATATTGGAATGGAATGTTAGGTGGAGGATCCTGGTGA